The genomic region cttagcctctaagaaaactcaaccgacctaccaccccacatttctctaaatatcaaccttcacacaccacaatatttacgcgagcgtccgccccctcacctctctcttaaacttctagactcgacttcctaagtcacaaaatcaacacatgtttacgacctaccgatcataaacacaagccttacacattttgtttggtaccgtccccgtgcattcgaccgacccattcgaccaactcaacaatAATCAATATGTTTTTCAACAATATGTCTtcaacacattttcaaaacaaaatctttTTCTAAGGCaatcttttaaacttctttgatcgtgagtagtcgctacgagaaaaccgtctctaaagtcgtctacgtcgcaaacatcaaaatacgtaagtttgagggtgtaaacaactcactaatttcatgtctttactgtttttatgagttaatatgcatgaacaatgcataacaagattcaaatataggttggacgagccaaaactggattttggcctgagacaggggctgcttgtatagcagcatggctcgcgccccaatgccctctcaggccttaatcaagccgtgtttgttctcgtctttcctctttattttatttcttatttgcaatcggtatttaccatttcaaatgtttcaaatcatttttatgacaaactttttagccataaattataatcattcttggttccatataccatgacggtttaatccgtgactcggtgatattaattggttaatcacattttaacggaaattcttttcttttatttatcatccatgacggtttattccgtgactcgctgatattattggttaattacaaattaaaggttattttaacccccttttattttatttaccatttttttcatttgtttacatttgtaaatatattagtcataattcataaccatccttggttctttataccatgtcggtttaatccgagtacgatggcaaacttgattaattaaaaagaaatgaacttaatatatttagttcaaatcaaacattttacatttttatttgtaaactatgcttttcaaacttgcaaatccgacaacgaatattactaacacaatagtataTATTTCGAGTCTTTCAAATCATATTtgcaatcattcatcacaaatacggttttaaataaccttttcaacaatgttttaaacaacctttttacaaccaggagacgccccttgggtcgtcgtctgactcgcgccccaagaggccgtctgttttcatattttaaaacctgagcagagccctttccctcgccaataggctcgcgccccaataggGGTGCCTGGTACTGTTCTGTTTCgttttagcatttgtctaggacgatcccgattacgttaatctgaatacatgacggatcaggtTGACAAGCTTACATTTTTTACATTTTGTCAATTGACACTCTTTTTCAAATAATGgaccgtgttaagcatcataatccgaatttggtaaatggatgtttgatttccgttttcacatgcaaaccaatctaaatccaactttgacaccaatttcttggtacatgcataaacaaccgacttaggtaatattcacatgttaggttaagacttttggatgcgcattcatgcattaaaccgttttatcaacttttgcacttaaacaaccacgatcaatcagtagaggccgctaacgcgggtgggattgggtgtctgattaaagggcttcccaatacataccctcaccccttactcagaacctttcgATAGTGGATAgccttatccagggtgtacgagagtcagtttaggcatagaatgctaaaaggcggacgagtccttatctttagtacctatgtcaaacaccgctttttgccttgattgacctaggtataaagtggattcgaacgggttccaagcatcccacaaatgcttggtggcgactccgaacatctctaatcgtttcgagacctttgccgagatgaaaccgatcgatctaaagcgatccggtcgaaagcatttctacgcctcCAAACATGGCTTTCCGACCGCTACACGTCCACAGATTAGCTTAGTATGTAGGTGTCCTACGTCCACGGATCGGCGGCGGCCCATGTATGCATAacgcgtggcccatgtccacaaataTAGAAAACTACAAAGAAATATTCAACTTCACGACGATACTGCGATTTTGTGTTCACATGTGAAACTACATGTACATGTCTCATTTCTCATATCATAGAACAAATGTAGTATAATGTACTTTATTCATCCCATTTCTATTGTCCCCTTTTCTCCAAAATTTATCCCATTTTTATTGTCCGCTTACTTGATTTAATATGATAaattagtaacttaatttcactcttgttcttaattagaggggtaaaatagtaattttaTCTGTTGAGTTTATAGATCCGCTACTTAAGAGGAGGGGGGAGGGGGATGAACTATGTacttttttaaaatttaaagcgagGAGCTCGTTCACGAATAATTCTGAATCTATACACAAGCGATTTGAACAGCTCGGGCGACTGTTCAAACAATATAAATTGTAATGTACTGATCTTATTGTATACGTGAATTGCAAAATAAGAAAAGTAACATGAAAATGAAAGCAAATAAAAACGTGAACACAAaatttttaacgtggttcgacctactcATCTCTAAAGGTCTATGTCCACACTCTCTCTTATTAATATTTTCTTTATACCCAAATCCGATTACCAAAAAAAAACCCACGATCAACTCTGATCGTGCGGCTCGAGTACAACCCCGTACCCCAATAAACACTCTTCTcacaaaaataaaaattacaactcTTATTGTCTCCTTATATGTTTCATAAATTAGAACAATGGAGAACAATGATAAACCTTAGAGGTGTAAATTTTGATAACTCGAAAATTAAAAGGCACAACTCaaaaaacaattttgcaaaactCTTGAAAAAAGAACTTTTGAAAAACTTGTTTGCAAAAATAATCCATCGTGAAGAAGTGCTGCATTTTTAGTGCTtgctcaaataaaaaaaaaataaaaaaaaaataaataattccaatcatctcaGTATATAAAGATTGTCTTTGAGTAAAACAAATATCTTTGAGATACTTTAATTTTCTCATAAGACAATCTTTGTTATAAAATCATATCTTTTCCGTAACAACTTTTACCAATCTTTGAAATATATCTTTCTTTTATCTTaaaaaaatatttccaaaaaatAAGAAAGATAATGCTAACAACTTATCTCGTGCAAAAATATGGATAAAAATATATTTTCGAAATCAGTAAATTTTACGCGTTGTGCCCTTCAAAGAACTAATCTGAATTGAACAGTTCCTGAGACTGTTCAGTGCAGTTACTACGAGTTAACTCAGAACTTACACCTTTACAATGGCTAGACTCAAGACTCGACTTGACCCAATGCTTCAATCATCTTCCAAGCATGAGTTCATCCTTACATACCTGCCATTCATAACTACCTCACAAGCATAAGGTAAGAGGGAACGAAAAGAtgaaggacttgtcatcatcaacataCTAGTAGGTGCACCATTATCTTAATTATTAAATCCTTCTCAAAAAAGAAAGTAGGGCAATAAAAGTGGGATTGAGGGTGTATTATTTCCTACTCATAGACTTTAACAATCAATAATTCAATCTACTCCACATCAAATTATTAAAATCTTGATACAGTCCGTAAATATACTAAAAAAGTTTAAAAATACTTAAATATGACACTAAGACTCTGTTCATgaattaaaatactaatatatATTTTTTAACATACTTATAAGGCCTAGTTCCTGATTTTGTTATTTTATCTGTTATTCATGCCGCCCTACCTTAACCTACATCAAAAGTAATTGataaagaaaataataataatcaaaaaaTATATCAAATATGGTCTTCATTTTTAGAACGTCAAAAATTATGAATATTGATATAATTTTTTAAATTTCTCAAGTTTGTAAATTATAGTTAAATATGGTTTTTTACATTAATGTttgtaacatttttttttattCAGGAAAACACCCTCCCTAGTAGCATGCTGCCTAGACCTGATAAAACAGGTCAACGGGTCGAgttcgggtcgggccaattcgggtcgggtcgggtcaggtctctcattgatttcgggttaattcgggtcgggaaGGGTCATTTTGAgtttcgggtcaaacgggtcgggttgtttcgggtcgggtcattttcgggttaatGAATAACAGAGAAATatccatttcaagtcttttcggttcaattagagttatattttgtcgggtcattttcgggtttggtggtttcggatcgggtcattttttGGTCCAATCAGTTAAGAGTCATGTTCGGGTTGGGTCAGGTCAATTCcggttttcgggtcacattcgggtgattaGTTTGGGTCACTTCGGATTTCGGGTCAGCATTTTTGGGTCGAGTTGCTTTTGCCAGATCTAATGCTGCCACCTACATACCCTTGGGATCTACAATTCTAAGGCGTTTCAAGCGTTCTAATTTGGAACGTTTGCCCTTGTTTCTCAAACCAGGTGTAACATTTATATTTCTTTTACCTTTAGACTTTATTTCTTTTAGTTTTGTCTTTATTAAGACCTATCTTAACAAGACCTACCCATAAATATGGtctaaggctccgtttggcagCGCACTTCAGGTATCTGATTTGCCTGAAGTAGCTTTTTTGCAAAAAaattcaggtaccttattttttttagTGCGTTTGGCAACTACCTTATTTGACtaaaaaaggtacctgaaatgaaatgctacctcatgTAGCATTTCAGAAATCAGGTATCTGATTCATTTTTATCTACCTATTTTGCCCCCGAATTTTTAATGAcctcaattaaaaaaaaaaacctcattagactttttcaaaaataaacaCACAGCCGTTCACCAAGTTCTTCAAAACGCAAAAGTCGAGCGTCTGATTGCTCCGTCACCGACTCACTGTAAACGCTTCAACTTTCTTCTACGGATAGAGGTATCTTCGTttgtttctttttcattaatTTAGCTTGAATTGATTGAATTGGCTCCATTAATTATCTAGTTATGAATAGAAACCCCAATGGAAATTATAGTTGGGTTATGTAGATGATGATGATTGCTTGATTattaggaattaaacatgttaattgCTTGGTCGATTCCTGTAAATTGGGCGTCtttatatttataatttatgATATATTGGGTATAATGCTTTTCTGCTAGTGCTAATTATGTGGGTTTTCGATTTATCTTAAATtatttatgatgatgatgatgatgatgatgtttattAACTATTATTGGTTTGGTTAGACATAAAATTATGACTTGCAGGCACATTGGTTTAATATAGGACCATAACTTAACAGTAGGTTGTTCTTGTCGTTGGCTATTGATTTGTCTTAAATGTTCTTCATGCCAACACACTGAGAATGCATCACAAGAGGACCATGGTAAATCGGCTGCTACTAGTGAGTGATTTTATGTGCAATGATTTGCCCAATATGAGATGACTAATGTTTGCAAACCATGCTCTTATTATAATTGCCAATACTTACCTTGGTAATAGTTGGATTTTTGTCAATGAATTGCTCGGATGTGTCGACTCATACAGCTTACTTAATCGTAGTTGTAATTTTGGAGGATGCTAGTTTTATTGTGCAAAGTATTATCCTTCTGTTTTATTGTTGTGTTCTTCCTTTATCCAATTTTTCATATAGTTGTTTTTAAAACCACTGGTTGCATCAATTGAAATCTGTAAATATGAGTGCCGGGAAATAAATGCGTAATTGTTTTTCTTAAACACTAATTAGCAAACGATATTAGTACCTAATAAACAGTTCGGGCCATGAGGTAGAGGGGATCAACAGTGGTACTTAGTACCTGATAAAGATAAGGAGCGGCTTCCAAACATCCATGTGCACATGCAGTTAGAAATTGTAGTTCTAGAGCTTAATTTCACAGGGGGAGTTGTTGATTTCATTATACTGATAAATTGGTTTTATGTTCAATGGTTAAGATAGAATCAGGTAATGACAAAAAGGATGGAAACTTTAGATGGACGGATAAtaatgtgacggtcttatgtgaAGTTTGTATTAATTATATTCATAGAAATGAGCGTGGACAAGCCTTCAGGTGGCATGAGATTCACAAAGAGGTTGAGGAGAAAACTAGTCGAAAGTATCAATTTAAAAGTATGAAAAATAAATTTGACTCAATGAGAGCTGATTGGTACCTTTGGAAGTTTTTAAATAACGGGGAGACCGGGCTTAATTGGGTGGGATCCCGCTTAAGGAAGAGTAAGTGCTTCAGATGAATGGTGGAAGAACAAAATTGCGGTCAGTTTGTATTGAATATTATCTAACTGTTCTTAAAGTTATTTACCATGATATCATAGTTATAATTGTATATATCATTTTTATAGGCTAAACCAGATGCGAAAAAGTTCAAAAACAAACCATTACATCCTACCATTGAAGATCTatattttcaaatttttgaaGGTAAACGTGCTACGGAAGAAGGTGTTGTGGCTCCAAGTATGGATCCTTCAAGTGTGAATGTAGTAAAATGTAGAAGGTGATCTAAATGAaggggatggtgaagatgatgctTACTATGAGTACATTCAACATTCATCCTTCTTAGAAAGTTTAGAGGGTCAAGAACAATCTTTTTATAGCAATTTTTGAAGGAGGTCGCATCCAATACCCAAGCACCAACCTCAAACCAAGGTTTAGATAACAACAAGGGTTTAGATAACAACTTTGAGCAGAGTCAAAATACTAGTGCCACACAAGCCACCATGGGGGAGAGAAGAAGCACTTCATGTAGTTCCAAACTCCCTCAAAGTAGTATTAGAAAGTCTATAAAACCAACCCAAATGAAGCGTCGAAGAAGACAATCAGCTAGATCGGCGATGTTATCCGGTCAGATTGGGGATATGGTGAATATGTGCAATCGTGCATTAGAAATTTTGGAATCTGATGTCAATGCTTCTGCTAGTGCTAGTGCTGAGGGTAGTTCTAACAATACTCAAATTGGGTCCAAAGATTCTAGTGTTAGTATGGCTATGGATGTTGTTAATCGGATGGTAAGCGAATGTTGGTTAGTGAAGGGTACTGAATCGTGGTGCTTTTTGATCCATTTACTAGAGGATAGTGTGAGAAAAGAGCTATTTTTGAAGATGGACGATGATAACGGTAGAATGGCTTGGTTAGACTTCATGCAGCGTAGAGACAAATAAATTCTTCAACTATTTGTTTTTTAGAAAGCATTCGTGTTTAGATGTGTTTGAACTATTACTTACGTTTATTATATCGTATTGAATTTTTTATTTGTTGGATGAACAACTATTATGAATAAGCAagattgtttttaatttttttgtggttttatgtttctttttttttttcagttacgTAGGTTATTATGGACAATAaggaaaggaaaaagaaaaagcgTAAATTATTTTGGATTATGGCGGCAAGTACTACTTCTGCCATATCAACTtatttttataaatatatttACAAGGAACCATGCATGACTTCAATTTTTACGGGGGAGATTTGGATGCAAGAGGTTTTGAATGGGCACCCTATTCGGTGTGTAAATGCTTTTAGGATGGAATCAAGTGTATTTAAGCAACTATGTCAAGACCTTCAATTAAACTATGGATTACGAGAGAGCAATAAAATGTCCGTTATTGAGAAAGTGGGTGTCTTTATATATATCATGGCCTTGAGTGTTTCTAATCGAGATGTGTGTGAACGATTTCAACGCTCTGGTGAGACTATTAGCAGATCGTTTCATGAAGTTTTAGAAACAATCAGTGGTAGAAGTAGAGGTTATATGGGCCTAGCACGTGACATCATAAAGCTAGAAGATGCTTCTTTTCCACATATACCACCACTTCATATTGCAAACGATGACAGATATATGCCATACTTTAAggtatttaatttataattatcgTAACATTAATGTTTAACAATGCTACATTTACGTCACTTTGATAACATATTTTTCCCATTTGCATAACATGACTGTATTGGATGCATTGATGGAACACATATAGCTCCTTGTATTCCGGAGGCTGACCAATTACGTTACATAGGAAGGAAGGGAATACCTACCTTCAATGTCATGGGTGTATGTGATTTTGACATGTGTTTCACATTTATATCTGTTGGGTGGGCTGGGACAGCGCATGATACTCGTGTTTTTACTCATGCAATTAATAAACTGGAACTAAACTTTCCAAAGCCACCACATGGTAGGTATTATTTGGTGGATAAAGGATATCCTGATAAAAAGGGGTATATGGTACCATATTCGAAGACAAGGTATCACAAGTCTCAGTTTGAAAATGAGCCGCCGGGTAATTCTAAAGAAGCCTTTAATAAAATGCACTCATCACTTCGAAGTTGTATCGAGAGGTCATTTGGGGTGCTTAAGAAAAGATGGAAAATACTACGATTTATGCCACAATTTAGAGTAGAAACTCAAATTGATGTTATTATGGCAACTTTTGCCTTGCATAACTACATTCGGAAAAACTCACCCGAGGACTTATTATTTAGGGCTCTTGAAGAATATCCAGATTACATACCAGATGAAGAACCGCCGGACATTGATAATAATGTCACAAGTAATGAAAATGTGAACGAGCCGTCGATGGAAATGAAAACCATCCGTGATAATATtgctgaaagatcatagatccatattagactctctaataaaattaatttatctcataaattattatttaggtgatctatgtatcatgcatgctaatatgaaagcataaaaatgaaagtataaggaaaaacaatttccttacattgattatatggtaaaatgggcacaaactagttcaccttactagtttgttcttgagctaaaatgatatggatgatcctccttgaaaaaccttcaaaaagaaagtctccttcaagttgcacccaagaactaacccaataataataacaagtatgaactagaacttgttaatattgtacccttgattattattagtaatattactaactagtcttagtaataatttattcttactaacaagcttagtaaagagagtaataattttagagagatgttggagaaaattattcacatgcaaaagttgTTGAGTGAAGAAGTGAGGTAGAGTGAATAATAATCAATAGATGGAGTGAATaaaagggaagtggcgggtggagcaTATGAGTGCTGGAGTGGACAAactttgtcttataattttatcttacatcacatgcaaaatctagtataagatatattatggtagtatacataataaggtaaaatgattatgtgagtaatcatccactacccttattttacacggtccacttgaccatttacgggtccatgttggttcttatatttgtcgcacaaatccgtgtaatttttattttaaacatcgtaacatgtttaaatacttccataattaattcgtccaattcactccgtaaatatacgtgtaccactacacatattatttacgtactaatattaatcacattaatcaattagtacaattttagtaaattaacagttaattaactaaaacccgtttcccaaaacttattattcaattatcgcataattaaataataactgccactcctcgagttcgcaactcgaaatctctctaaaaataatcgactaactttttagtctacaaatcaagggactaaataaattgtatctcatacaattaattagttgtctattggggttcgttcctttaggtgtgaccgaaaggggccagctgatcaccgtcgtctcacgacaataacgtcaaactctagtcagccaaccgttatcgatttacgttaatcaactgacgaggatcaaataaataaatatctgatgatattccattaatgagatttaatatgtcaacgcactattgtggaggatactaactccaacaatctcccacttgtccgacacaaggtgtgcgctaccaattctcttgtccgttttaatctcccactcaatgcaaggtgtctttcaggtcgcacttgcacatgaacacatcgcgagtggttttctcgatcaggagtgtgactacctgaccggaaaaatctctcacagattacttccgagcgtggccacgcatttgtagtcattaactcctcgagtggccttgagatatagttacccaacatgggtggacaattcctgtatgccctatctatcctattgcacaatctgactcaccatgacctagtaaatgcccttttggcctcctttcacggcacgacctaggacaaaaaccaaagtcactcggaaccGCACACCGctcggataatagtctccagtcaaaagaatcgactcattagaagaTCTTatagatccccgccacgaccaggcgtctataatagaacttagggactctctaaatggtcactgtccggcaaagtgtcacacactctgcctatgtaatcgactagtcatcacgtatgaccttatggtgttgaacaaccatcaatcgacttacaatctagtcactccgagacgtc from Silene latifolia isolate original U9 population chromosome 3, ASM4854445v1, whole genome shotgun sequence harbors:
- the LOC141649064 gene encoding uncharacterized protein LOC141649064; translated protein: MDNKERKKKKRKLFWIMAASTTSAISTYFYKYIYKEPCMTSIFTGEIWMQEVLNGHPIRCVNAFRMESSVFKQLCQDLQLNYGLRESNKMSVIEKVGVFIYIMALSVSNRDVCERFQRSGETISRSFHEVLETISGRSRGYMGLARDIIKLEDASFPHIPPLHIANDDRYMPYFKDCIGCIDGTHIAPCIPEADQLRYIGRKGIPTFNVMGVCDFDMCFTFISVGWAGTAHDTRVFTHAINKLELNFPKPPHGRYYLVDKGYPDKKGYMVPYSKTRYHKSQFENEPPGNSKEAFNKMHSSLRSCIERSFGVLKKRWKILRFMPQFRVETQIDVIMATFALHNYIRKNSPEDLLFRALEEYPDYIPDEEPPDIDNNVTSNENVNEPSMEMKTIRDNIAERS